The DNA region GACTTGATGTGTCCCTGATTGCACCAGTTGTTGATGGCGGTTTTTCCGTAACCGGTGATTTTGGAAACCGTTTGGGTGGTCAGTACATCGGGATATCCGGAGAGCAGATCGGTATAATACAGACGCAAATGCTCCCGCACGATTGGGGGAACCGGTTCCTCCATCTGAACAGTATAATCGCCTTTGTACCAGCCTGCCGGGGCGGAATAGCTTTCGGGAAAGACCTTGCGGTTTTCCAGATAGGCAATCACATCCTCCTTTTTTATTTTGTAGCAGCGTGTTTTCCTGCCCGTGTACTCGCAGGGGATTTTCCCGCTTTGTAGCAGGTACAGGGCGGTGGATTTGCTGATATGGCAAATGCGATACAGCTGGTCTTTCGTGATTACATCGGGGACGGCGTCCCAGTTGATTGCGTTTTCTTTCATGACAATACACCTCATATCTTGATAATCTTTGCCGGCATTCGAACTGTCCGTGTATTGCCTTTTGATTTTTGTTCTTTCCGTTCTTTCCGCAGTTCTTTCCAAAAGCGGAAAAATCGTGGATTGGAACCGATGAGCGATTCCTCAGTATTTTCGGGCAAATTTTTCAAAAAGTCCAGATTTCATGCGGGTTTAAGGGCGAACAAGGCTAACTGAAACTGACAGGAGAAACCATGTAAGTAACAGACGACGATAAAACTCGAAATGTCGTGTTCCCAAAAGGAACCTAGGGTTCGAATCCCTAACTCTCCGCCAAAAACCCAGTCATATCAAGGCTTTTGCCCATATGACTGGGCTTTTCTTTTCTCTCAAGGTCACATCGGCGTACATGATTTTCGGCAAGAACTCAGGTGTGCCAGCCGGTCTGCCTTGTGTCCGGCAGAGTCAGGATATTGTCCATTACATTTGCCGAGGTGATCTTGGACTTGTAATCCAAATGGCTGTAAATATTCGCCGTCGCGCCTATTCTCCTTTTGCTGCTCCCTCAGCACCAGCAGCTTTTCCCGGATGTTGCTGACCAGCGGCAGGAAGCGCAGGCTGGATTTCGTCTTGGCACGGTCGGCGCAGACGATTTCACATTTGCCGTCTATCTTTGCGTTGGTTACAATGTGCTTAATGGTGATGGTGTCCCGCTCAAAGTCGATGGCGTCCCATTTCAGCCCCAGCGCCTCGCTGCGGCGCAGGCCGTAAAAGGCGGTCATCTGAATCAGCAGGGAGTACGGATGATCCTTGGACGCTTCCAGCAGCCTCTCCAGTTCCTCCTGCCGGTAATAGTCCGCAATGTACCGCTGCTTCTTGGGGCGCTCCACCTTGTCGGCGGGGTTGAAGGGAATCAGATCCATTTTGACGGCGTATTTCAGCGCCTTGTGGATATTGGCGTGATAGTGGATCACTGTACCGGGGGACACGGTTTTCTGCGAATCTGTTGTACATATTCTTCCTCCTTTTGCGCCCGCCGTGCGGGTTTCTATCATCATCCACATGATAGCGCAACCCGAAGGAAAAGCCCAATGTGTGAAAAGCAAATTTACAGATTTGGCAGCTGTAGCATCGCCAAATCGCAGAAAATATTTTCGCCAAATCGCAGGATTATCTTGAATCGGATGCGCTGATCCGCTATAATATAGTCATTCTATTCACGGTGTTATAGATGCTTTTCACATCGTAGCCCTTGTCGGCAAGGAAGGCGCATCCACCACGCCCAGCTCATACAGCTTCCGCACCAGCTTGGCCATGATCGGCTTCAACGCACTGTTGTCCACTGCCGCAGGAAGCGGTCATAGGTCCAATAAGACGGCAGCGACTCCATGATGTTAAAGCCGCAGTAGTGGGCAATGAGCCGGTTGTTGTTCAGATAATCCGCCAAATCTGTGATCTGCGTGAAGCCCTCGCATTTCATAAAAGGGGCTCCGCTTTCTATATCATTTGAGTGATTTTCGGTTTCAGCCATGGCCGGGAACCATTGCAATTACTACTCTTTTGGAGTTTTGCTCATGGCTGTTATAATTATTTCGTAAGGTGATCCTATCCGGTTCCCGCGCACGAGAGGACTTCCGCCGCACAAGCGATGTCACACGCCAAATGCCGGAAAGGACTTTACTTATGCGGCGCAGCCCTGTATAAACATTTAAGACGGAAAATCGTCGAAAGACTATGCTGCAGGGCCATATGTCTGAGCGGGAGCCCCTATGATCGACCGACCGCACTCTTAAGGCAACACCGCGCAGTGAAAGCTGCGGTATTGCCTTAGCAGGACTGCGGTCAGTTTCTTTCTCTGCGAAAGGAGGGAGCATCGGTGAACCGCGTGTTCCGCGAGGAAAAGAAATATCTGATCTCGCTGCCGGAGGCGCTGCAAGCCTGCCATCGGCTCGCGCAGGTCATGCACGAGGACCCGCACAACGGCATAAGCGGCTACCCTGTCCGCTCGCTTTACTTCGATACGCTCGACGACAGGGACTTCCGCGAAAAGGCTGCGGGCGTAGAGCTGCGGCGCAAGCTGCGCCTGCGCTGCTATGATCCGACGGCAGACTTCGCCATGCTGGAGATGAAGCAGAAGCAGGGCGCAAGTCAGCTCAAGCGCTCTCTGCGCGTGACACGGGAGGATGCCCAAGCGCTCACGCGCGGCGACTACGCGCCGCTGCTGCGGTATCCGGAGCCTTTTGCCGCGGAGTGCTACGCGCTGATGCACAGCCGGTGCTATCGCCCCAAAACGATCGTAGAATACGACCGCAAGGCATTTATCGCCAAGGAGAACAAAATACGCATTACCTTTGACAGCCGCATTGTTTCCGTCGAGAGCTGCTTCGACCTCTTTTCGCCGCGGCTGAACATGAACCCCGTGCTCGATCCGTACTGCGTGGTGCTTGAGGTCAAGTACAACGG from Vescimonas fastidiosa includes:
- a CDS encoding helix-turn-helix domain-containing protein, whose translation is MKENAINWDAVPDVITKDQLYRICHISKSTALYLLQSGKIPCEYTGRKTRCYKIKKEDVIAYLENRKVFPESYSAPAGWYKGDYTVQMEEPVPPIVREHLRLYYTDLLSGYPDVLTTQTVSKITGYGKTAINNWCNQGHIKSFRKNNVNHIPKVYLVEFFCSTYFRTITRKSPWHIRTLQGFSSWRKIRNLHTADGEGGAE
- a CDS encoding tyrosine-type recombinase/integrase — protein: MWMMIETRTAGAKGGRICTTDSQKTVSPGTVIHYHANIHKALKYAVKMDLIPFNPADKVERPKKQRYIADYYRQEELERLLEASKDHPYSLLIQMTAFYGLRRSEALGLKWDAIDFERDTITIKHIVTNAKIDGKCEIVCADRAKTKSSLRFLPLVSNIREKLLVLREQQKENRRDGEYLQPFGLQVQDHLGKCNGQYPDSAGHKADRLAHLSSCRKSCTPM
- a CDS encoding polyphosphate polymerase domain-containing protein, yielding MNRVFREEKKYLISLPEALQACHRLAQVMHEDPHNGISGYPVRSLYFDTLDDRDFREKAAGVELRRKLRLRCYDPTADFAMLEMKQKQGASQLKRSLRVTREDAQALTRGDYAPLLRYPEPFAAECYALMHSRCYRPKTIVEYDRKAFIAKENKIRITFDSRIVSVESCFDLFSPRLNMNPVLDPYCVVLEVKYNGFLLDYIRELINSVDRSELSVSKYVLARQNGCQTRL